One window of Dyadobacter sandarakinus genomic DNA carries:
- a CDS encoding ABC transporter permease, whose product MHFKLIRTIARQEWNSVFRSKTTFVLFFVLLAVSLLAVYTGWQYAGKFNLQQAAASSEVHKQWMSQPNRHPHRVAHYGYLVFREKSPLSFFDFGLDSYVGNSVFLEAHRQNTLNMSEAGFSNGMLRFGELSMAMVLQLLVPLFIIFIGFQTVSGLKENGVLKILLCQRASYMDVLVGKTAGLTAVTWSLFLPLLILGLAAGITLVPGSAAADMAIRIVLIVFSYAVYFLIITLIVVTVSAMSSSAKNALILLVLIWMLFFVVMPKSAQTLGSSLFEAPGKIEFERAIEADVSEAGDSHNPDDPHFANLKARTLKKHGVDSIQALPLNYGALVMQEGENITSAIFNRHFDRLISTYKSQNAVSTAFGFADPFLAIRNISMNLAGTDFDSFTAFQKQTEQFRFEKTKRLNNIHLTQVSFKNNATQRVSAKNFREMPDFIFQPVPIGQNLIASSASLIALLFWAAGGFIVLNIVSSKLKYQ is encoded by the coding sequence ATGCATTTCAAACTGATCAGGACCATCGCACGGCAGGAGTGGAATTCTGTTTTCCGAAGTAAAACTACTTTTGTACTGTTCTTTGTGTTGTTGGCCGTCTCACTACTCGCTGTGTACACAGGTTGGCAGTATGCCGGTAAATTCAACCTGCAACAAGCTGCGGCTAGCTCCGAGGTGCATAAGCAATGGATGAGCCAGCCCAACCGGCATCCCCACCGTGTGGCGCACTATGGCTATCTGGTATTTCGAGAAAAGTCCCCACTTAGTTTTTTCGATTTCGGATTGGATAGCTATGTCGGAAATTCTGTATTTCTGGAAGCGCACCGCCAAAATACATTGAACATGAGTGAAGCCGGGTTTTCAAACGGAATGCTCCGCTTTGGCGAACTGAGTATGGCTATGGTATTGCAATTGCTTGTGCCGCTGTTTATCATCTTCATTGGTTTTCAAACAGTTTCCGGACTTAAAGAAAACGGTGTTTTAAAGATCTTACTTTGCCAAAGAGCCTCTTATATGGACGTGCTGGTTGGTAAAACGGCTGGACTCACAGCAGTGACGTGGTCGCTGTTCCTTCCCTTACTGATACTAGGCCTGGCGGCAGGTATTACACTCGTACCCGGCAGTGCAGCGGCAGACATGGCAATACGTATAGTATTGATCGTATTTTCATATGCAGTTTACTTTTTGATTATTACTCTGATTGTGGTCACCGTATCTGCGATGAGCTCGTCCGCTAAGAATGCGCTGATACTGCTGGTGCTGATCTGGATGCTGTTCTTCGTGGTGATGCCAAAAAGTGCGCAAACATTAGGAAGCAGCTTGTTTGAAGCACCGGGTAAGATTGAATTCGAGCGGGCCATCGAGGCGGACGTGAGTGAAGCAGGAGACAGTCATAACCCTGATGACCCTCATTTCGCTAACCTTAAAGCGCGTACCTTAAAGAAACATGGCGTCGATTCAATCCAGGCCTTGCCGCTCAACTACGGGGCGTTAGTCATGCAGGAAGGAGAAAATATCACTTCGGCCATTTTCAACAGGCATTTCGACAGATTAATCAGCACTTACAAGTCACAGAATGCAGTTTCGACCGCCTTTGGTTTCGCTGATCCGTTTCTGGCAATTCGAAATATATCAATGAACCTGGCCGGAACGGATTTCGATTCGTTTACTGCATTTCAGAAACAAACCGAGCAGTTCCGTTTTGAAAAAACCAAGAGGCTCAACAATATTCATTTGACTCAGGTGTCATTCAAAAACAACGCTACTCAGCGTGTCAGCGCTAAGAACTTTCGGGAAATGCCGGATTTCATATTTCAACCGGTGCCAATAGGTCAAAACCTGATCGCAAGTTCTGCCAGCTTGATCGCACTTTTGTTTTGGGCTGCCGGAGGCTTCATTGTGTTAAATATTGTGTCCTCTAAACTCAAATATCAATGA
- a CDS encoding putative Ig domain-containing protein — protein MTPIFLKKLSTSLKLYLLVFIGLTCVQFAEAQPPSAFTYPSPVAYVANVSNVFISPTVSGTVARYSMPASPALPAGLTFDPNTGVISGVPTEALPTTVYTVTATNQNGSISTTFTMTVTNNYLNNNNNQLHFGGAGVIISHPNGTSSGQVAGDITLYQNVTNINGQAIDCIITTKEVNNVTSWTSYDQPEVSGSSFNSNLPDFFSPQVSFGTNGGNVSYEFQFIFGGTYNSTTRAGQNVVLQNVKLNTYDIDGNGTAGALQYNEFSGFTSSELGTSPTVQALYNTVSGLTRFVSTSSANSTMVTAAATRIRVTYANMSNFSIVVGSQGAGLAFFFLDLSVGPTFTSVTTSSPSVDLNTSIVGVGNEGAGCAGSLPLTRPSQTNINAQGSLTGMEVSYPASDIRDGAAELLTAAGATGSNVLSLGFTTGSSGTLTIGGVTFNYTKSVSGVQGAATNKIAFTRSTGGTTFTSAEAETLLDALQYSNTAANPTIGDRHLSVLVYNAVFKSPSAMFSATVNCVTLAGHIFKDQNGLLGTTDFNTISANATTGQFAAGAAYAVVVDPATNQVIESRAIAAGGAFNFGTVTPGSYFLYVSATAPAAGSVFTQATFPSGYVSAGENLSAAPGSDLLNDGKLIVTVGTTPVTNANFGLNSPPTANPLNAAALQNPGGTQRVVVPALTGNDPEQGALAGGTGNGIIITTFPTNARLFYNDVEITPESAPIQNYQPALLSIDPDDGALTASFTYRQVDAAGLTSEPALAVIPFTDFTIGGRLFHDVNGVENNTIDGDPISSAGQTPLYANLVFRSNRVVAGSVPVVNGAFLFGTRNGLQANTSFFVVISTLEGIAGTSIGATPLLPAGWQNTAEGSGTGDGIPNGAFELNTASETTPEISFGIQMPPVAYPVTALTQVNPGGSKRLPVPALNGLDPEDGVLDGTVQPGTPGNRVRITSFPSNATLYYQDVALDTATALITNYDATRLFVDPDHGAMTITFTYREVDQGGLASDDALVTMPVTDLFVSGSVYQDANGTTDNLLNGIRISQAGSASPLFVNLVNTAGQVVGSVPVNAGTFELGTAAGLESETDFTLVLSATEGIAGTDTGAGSELPAEWANTADGAGTGDSNADGVLAFTMGSETVEGGFDFGIEQLPTAGSGSHEMRNEPGDILIKIPADAFSNDIASSDPDGDVSSLRITSFPAGLAAISINGTSYRSNVPEEAESLTALLLPTDQSGNPSASMAIDPGLTTETRIDIPFEVVDNAGKASTNTGHAVFVLTAPLPVTLVHFDAVKEGNTALLTWATSEESNSQSFEIQHSADGITWAKAGQVAAAGNSIHMKEYRFVHAQPLAGNNYYRLKMTDANASFAFSRIRTVDFGHAGEISIYPNPARDIASIQLENWQQVSRVTIIDSRSNVVYTINNPENNKVNLQGYMSGMYLVRIERQDGSFVVQKLVIEN, from the coding sequence ATGACTCCAATATTCCTTAAAAAGCTTTCAACATCCTTAAAGCTATACTTATTGGTTTTTATAGGATTGACATGTGTGCAATTTGCAGAGGCGCAACCTCCATCGGCATTTACCTATCCTTCTCCGGTCGCCTATGTTGCTAATGTGAGCAATGTGTTTATTTCTCCAACAGTTTCAGGAACAGTAGCACGCTACTCCATGCCCGCTTCTCCGGCACTGCCTGCCGGGCTCACGTTCGACCCCAATACGGGTGTGATTTCGGGCGTACCCACTGAGGCGCTACCTACAACTGTGTACACAGTGACTGCAACAAATCAGAATGGAAGTATTAGTACTACTTTTACGATGACAGTCACAAACAATTATCTTAATAACAATAACAATCAACTGCATTTTGGTGGAGCAGGTGTTATTATATCACATCCAAATGGTACCTCTTCTGGGCAGGTAGCAGGAGACATCACACTTTACCAAAATGTAACCAACATTAATGGACAGGCAATAGATTGTATCATTACTACCAAGGAAGTAAACAATGTAACTTCCTGGACTTCCTATGACCAACCAGAAGTCTCTGGGTCTTCTTTCAACTCTAATTTACCTGACTTCTTTTCACCTCAGGTTAGCTTTGGTACAAACGGGGGGAATGTAAGCTACGAGTTCCAGTTTATTTTTGGTGGTACCTATAACAGCACCACCAGAGCTGGGCAGAATGTCGTCTTGCAAAATGTCAAGCTAAATACCTATGACATCGATGGAAATGGTACTGCTGGCGCGTTACAGTATAATGAATTTAGTGGGTTTACCAGCAGTGAGCTTGGTACTTCCCCAACAGTACAAGCTCTCTATAATACCGTAAGTGGTTTAACCAGGTTTGTTTCTACATCTTCGGCTAATTCAACAATGGTTACAGCGGCTGCAACCCGCATTCGGGTTACATACGCCAACATGAGCAACTTTTCTATCGTAGTGGGCTCGCAAGGTGCAGGACTGGCTTTTTTCTTTTTAGACCTGTCAGTTGGACCAACCTTTACCTCCGTCACTACATCAAGCCCGTCGGTAGACCTGAACACGAGTATAGTAGGTGTAGGTAATGAAGGTGCAGGATGCGCAGGAAGTCTACCCCTCACCCGCCCTTCCCAAACCAACATCAATGCCCAGGGTAGCCTCACAGGCATGGAAGTAAGCTACCCGGCATCCGACATCCGCGACGGCGCTGCCGAGCTGCTGACGGCTGCGGGCGCTACCGGCAGCAATGTATTGTCCCTGGGTTTTACGACAGGCTCATCGGGCACGCTGACCATAGGCGGGGTTACCTTCAATTACACCAAAAGCGTATCAGGCGTGCAGGGAGCTGCCACCAACAAAATTGCATTTACAAGAAGCACCGGCGGCACTACCTTCACCAGTGCAGAAGCTGAAACGCTGCTCGATGCGCTGCAATACAGTAACACGGCAGCCAATCCGACGATCGGGGACCGGCACCTGTCGGTACTGGTATACAATGCGGTTTTCAAAAGTCCGAGCGCCATGTTCTCGGCTACGGTAAACTGCGTAACGCTGGCCGGACATATCTTTAAAGACCAGAATGGACTACTGGGAACGACCGACTTCAATACCATCAGCGCGAATGCCACCACAGGCCAGTTTGCCGCAGGAGCAGCTTACGCGGTGGTGGTTGACCCGGCAACAAACCAGGTTATCGAATCGCGCGCGATTGCTGCGGGAGGTGCATTTAACTTCGGTACGGTTACGCCCGGCAGCTATTTCCTGTATGTATCCGCAACCGCGCCGGCAGCCGGATCCGTATTTACGCAGGCCACTTTCCCGTCCGGCTACGTCAGCGCGGGCGAAAACCTGTCGGCTGCGCCCGGAAGTGACCTGCTTAACGATGGAAAGCTGATCGTGACGGTAGGCACTACGCCGGTTACCAATGCCAATTTCGGCCTGAACTCGCCACCCACCGCCAATCCGCTTAATGCAGCTGCCCTGCAAAATCCGGGTGGAACGCAGCGGGTGGTCGTGCCGGCACTGACGGGCAATGATCCCGAGCAGGGAGCACTTGCGGGCGGCACTGGAAATGGTATTATTATCACAACTTTTCCTACAAATGCCCGCCTGTTTTATAACGATGTTGAAATTACCCCTGAAAGCGCGCCCATTCAAAACTATCAGCCGGCCTTGCTGAGCATAGACCCCGATGATGGTGCGCTGACGGCTTCATTTACCTACCGGCAGGTGGATGCTGCCGGCCTGACGAGCGAGCCCGCACTGGCAGTGATCCCATTTACCGACTTTACGATTGGTGGCAGGCTTTTTCATGATGTAAACGGAGTTGAGAACAACACGATTGATGGCGACCCCATCAGCTCAGCCGGACAAACGCCCCTGTATGCAAACCTTGTGTTCCGCTCCAACCGGGTGGTAGCCGGCAGTGTACCCGTCGTGAACGGAGCCTTTTTGTTTGGAACACGCAATGGTTTACAGGCAAATACCAGCTTTTTCGTCGTGATCAGCACCTTGGAAGGTATTGCTGGAACATCTATCGGGGCTACTCCCCTGCTGCCGGCAGGATGGCAGAATACAGCCGAAGGATCCGGCACGGGCGACGGCATTCCAAATGGCGCATTTGAACTGAATACTGCATCGGAGACGACGCCTGAAATCAGTTTCGGTATACAAATGCCGCCGGTTGCATATCCGGTTACCGCACTGACCCAGGTTAATCCCGGCGGCAGCAAACGGTTGCCGGTACCTGCCCTGAACGGCCTTGACCCCGAGGATGGCGTACTCGATGGCACGGTGCAGCCTGGTACGCCCGGCAACCGGGTACGGATCACAAGCTTCCCGTCCAATGCAACCCTCTATTACCAGGATGTTGCACTCGACACTGCCACTGCATTGATCACGAACTACGATGCCACCCGCCTCTTTGTGGATCCGGATCATGGTGCTATGACGATTACATTTACCTACCGGGAAGTAGATCAGGGCGGACTGGCCAGCGATGATGCGCTGGTGACGATGCCTGTCACAGACCTGTTTGTAAGCGGCAGCGTGTACCAGGATGCAAATGGCACGACCGACAACCTGCTCAATGGCATACGCATCAGCCAGGCAGGATCAGCCAGTCCCCTTTTTGTAAATCTGGTTAATACAGCCGGTCAGGTAGTGGGCAGTGTGCCGGTCAATGCCGGTACCTTCGAATTGGGAACTGCCGCGGGCCTGGAATCGGAAACGGATTTTACGCTGGTACTTTCGGCCACGGAGGGCATTGCGGGGACGGATACGGGTGCCGGATCGGAACTGCCTGCCGAATGGGCCAATACGGCAGATGGCGCCGGAACCGGGGACAGCAATGCCGACGGAGTACTGGCTTTCACCATGGGATCGGAAACTGTTGAAGGTGGATTTGATTTCGGCATTGAGCAGCTGCCCACAGCCGGAAGCGGCAGCCATGAGATGCGCAATGAGCCAGGCGATATCCTGATCAAAATTCCAGCCGATGCATTCAGCAACGACATAGCCAGCTCAGACCCGGACGGTGATGTAAGCTCACTGCGCATCACGTCATTTCCCGCCGGGTTGGCCGCTATTTCCATCAACGGTACAAGCTACCGCAGCAATGTGCCCGAAGAAGCGGAAAGCCTCACGGCATTGCTGCTCCCCACAGACCAGAGCGGCAACCCCTCGGCCAGCATGGCCATTGACCCCGGGCTCACAACTGAAACCAGGATTGATATTCCATTTGAAGTGGTTGACAATGCCGGCAAGGCAAGTACCAATACGGGTCATGCGGTCTTTGTCCTGACTGCGCCCCTGCCGGTTACGCTCGTGCATTTTGATGCGGTGAAAGAAGGAAATACTGCACTGCTCACTTGGGCTACCAGCGAGGAAAGCAACAGCCAGTCTTTTGAAATCCAGCATAGTGCCGACGGAATCACCTGGGCAAAAGCCGGGCAGGTAGCGGCAGCCGGAAATAGTATTCACATGAAGGAATACCGATTTGTGCATGCACAGCCTTTGGCAGGCAACAACTATTACCGCCTGAAAATGACGGATGCCAATGCTTCATTTGCATTCAGCAGGATCAGGACGGTAGACTTTGGTCATGCGGGAGAAATCAGCATTTATCCTAACCCTGCGCGGGATATCGCATCCATTCAACTGGAAAACTGGCAGCAGGTAAGCCGTGTTACCATCATAGACAGCCGCTCCAATGTAGTTTATACTATCAACAATCCGGAAAATAATAAAGTCAACTTGCAAGGCTATATGTCGGGTATGTATCTAGTTCGGATTGAAAGACAAGATGGGAGCTTTGTAGTACAGAAACTAGTAATAGAAAACTGA
- a CDS encoding cupin domain-containing protein, whose protein sequence is MNDHVVRLSVMTESYHWHYHPNSDETFMTIEGTLLIDLETKTIELLPGQLFTIPKNVVHRTRPKGARSVNITMEHSQLKTVITESELD, encoded by the coding sequence GTGAACGATCATGTTGTGAGGCTAAGTGTGATGACCGAAAGTTATCACTGGCACTATCATCCCAATTCAGACGAGACGTTCATGACCATCGAAGGGACGCTACTTATTGATCTGGAAACAAAAACCATTGAGCTACTTCCCGGTCAACTTTTTACAATTCCCAAAAACGTCGTCCACCGCACCCGGCCGAAGGGAGCGCGTTCAGTGAATATAACCATGGAACATTCTCAGCTGAAAACTGTCATCACAGAAAGTGAACTTGACTGA
- a CDS encoding TIM barrel protein, translating to MNTRRTFLKSSIALAAVATLDLPVKKDKQKLSFSTLGCPKWTLTEIVKTAAKEGYDAVEIRGLQGELYLPKCPEFSTPEQIASTRKLFADHKIKICNLGASTALHQLDAEKRKKNLDEGRAFIDLAQQLGCPYVRVFPNDLPKDQDREKTIDMIGEGLLELANYAKGKNVIVLLESHGEVIWKDMLLRIMKQAEHPNVGLIWDIFNMWSVTKEPPAEVYAALKKYIRHAHIKDGRLVDGKLAYTFIGKGEAPLTEAINALEGGGYKGYYSFEWEKMWHPEIPEPELAFPDYPAAIKPYFNVGRR from the coding sequence ATGAATACCCGCAGAACATTCCTGAAAAGCAGCATAGCGCTGGCCGCCGTAGCCACTCTTGACCTGCCTGTCAAAAAAGACAAACAAAAACTATCTTTTTCGACATTGGGCTGTCCTAAATGGACGCTTACCGAAATCGTGAAGACCGCGGCCAAAGAGGGTTACGATGCCGTGGAGATTCGCGGGTTGCAGGGGGAGCTTTATCTTCCCAAATGCCCTGAATTCAGCACGCCCGAGCAGATTGCTTCAACCCGGAAGCTTTTTGCCGACCATAAAATCAAGATATGCAACCTGGGCGCCTCTACGGCGCTGCACCAACTCGATGCCGAAAAACGCAAGAAGAACCTGGACGAAGGGCGGGCTTTTATCGACCTCGCGCAGCAGCTCGGCTGTCCTTATGTGCGGGTGTTCCCCAATGATCTTCCCAAAGATCAGGATCGCGAGAAAACGATCGACATGATTGGAGAGGGGCTGCTGGAACTTGCCAATTATGCCAAAGGAAAGAATGTGATCGTCCTTCTGGAATCTCACGGGGAGGTCATCTGGAAAGACATGCTGCTGCGCATTATGAAACAGGCCGAGCACCCGAATGTGGGGTTGATCTGGGATATATTCAATATGTGGTCGGTCACTAAAGAACCGCCTGCAGAAGTGTATGCGGCCTTGAAAAAATACATCCGGCACGCGCACATCAAAGACGGCAGACTGGTGGATGGCAAGTTGGCTTACACTTTCATCGGAAAAGGCGAGGCACCGCTCACCGAGGCGATCAATGCACTCGAAGGAGGCGGATATAAGGGGTATTACAGCTTTGAATGGGAGAAAATGTGGCATCCGGAAATCCCGGAACCTGAGCTTGCGTTCCCTGATTACCCCGCCGCAATCAAACCTTACTTTAACGTCGGCCGCCGGTAG
- a CDS encoding helix-turn-helix transcriptional regulator: MSDNDTSRLSRLVAIVTQLQSKRMITSTYLAEQFNVSVRTIYRDIRTLESAGVPVVTEEGKGYTLMEGYRLPPVMFSEEEANALITAEKLVQLNKDSSLSQNYVSAVTKIKSVLRSNTKDKAALLSERVAFEETSPLSSGSNLLSSLQIALTHFDVVRLAYRSSAKDDTTLRFVEPFAVINRLGENWYLIAWCRLRQDFRLFRFDRIIEFEIINETFKPHKISLEEFLENYRRKF; this comes from the coding sequence TTGTCAGATAACGATACCTCCCGACTTTCCCGGCTTGTTGCCATTGTGACGCAGCTACAATCGAAGCGAATGATAACTTCCACTTACCTGGCCGAGCAGTTCAATGTCAGCGTACGCACGATTTACCGTGATATCCGTACGCTGGAAAGTGCAGGGGTGCCGGTTGTGACCGAGGAGGGGAAAGGGTATACCCTTATGGAAGGTTACCGGCTTCCTCCTGTCATGTTTTCCGAAGAAGAGGCAAATGCATTGATCACTGCGGAAAAGCTGGTGCAACTCAATAAAGACTCCTCATTATCACAAAACTATGTCAGTGCTGTCACAAAAATAAAATCGGTACTGCGGAGTAATACCAAGGATAAAGCGGCGCTCCTTTCTGAGCGGGTTGCTTTTGAGGAAACATCACCATTGAGCTCAGGCAGCAACTTGTTATCGTCATTACAAATTGCGCTTACCCACTTTGATGTCGTTCGGCTTGCTTACCGCTCATCGGCAAAAGATGATACGACATTACGGTTTGTGGAGCCATTTGCCGTTATTAACCGGTTAGGAGAAAATTGGTATTTAATAGCCTGGTGCCGCTTACGTCAGGATTTTAGGCTATTTCGATTCGATCGGATTATCGAATTTGAAATCATAAATGAGACCTTCAAGCCACACAAAATAAGCCTGGAAGAATTTCTTGAAAATTATAGGAGAAAATTCTGA
- a CDS encoding VOC family protein: METSNSVNMTPEGYTAITPWIISPSSEKLIAFLKDAFEAQEIPNSRITNDVGQIIHVVVKIGDAHVMLFDAREGWGATPTFLNLYVTDIEKTYRRSLELGAQSVTDITLLWFGEKVCRILDPFGNLWWINQRVEEVDFTKPEIAERAATHEAKQGIAYIQRSLDEAFKAQKAFFETPEQ; the protein is encoded by the coding sequence ATGGAAACCAGCAATTCAGTAAACATGACGCCCGAAGGCTACACCGCTATCACGCCATGGATCATCTCGCCATCTTCGGAAAAGTTGATAGCGTTTTTGAAAGATGCATTCGAGGCCCAGGAAATCCCCAACAGCAGAATCACGAATGATGTGGGACAAATCATCCACGTGGTTGTAAAGATCGGAGATGCTCACGTCATGCTTTTCGACGCGCGTGAAGGCTGGGGCGCTACGCCGACATTCCTGAACCTGTATGTCACAGATATCGAGAAGACTTATCGCCGTAGTCTCGAACTGGGTGCACAGTCGGTTACCGATATCACATTGTTATGGTTTGGCGAGAAAGTCTGCCGGATTCTCGATCCGTTTGGCAATTTGTGGTGGATCAACCAGCGGGTGGAAGAAGTTGACTTTACTAAGCCCGAGATTGCAGAACGTGCTGCGACGCATGAGGCCAAGCAAGGAATCGCATACATTCAACGATCTCTTGATGAAGCATTCAAAGCACAGAAAGCTTTTTTTGAAACTCCGGAACAATAG
- a CDS encoding alpha/beta fold hydrolase, with protein sequence MNLINQSFYPMLARRLCLSFIIILSSFICRSQHLYSRSFGSRSNHPIIFLHGGPGSSSVYFEATTAQLLADRGFFVIIYDRRGESRSADTQARMDYAEAFEDLDKIYVQYKLTNASLLAFSFGGLVAAQFAGKHPEKIASLILCSALVSQQKSYGTILRSARDIYENKKDSVNLKELSAIATMDTNSLAYRTLVFKHASANGFFSLPAPNDRAKAIYNSYATDPLITGYVKNDHAVATFWEHEPRLNIDVAPQLKYLRELRIPVYALYGKQDGLYSNEQIGELRRVIGTDRVKYLDQCSHTLFIDQQALFLTALSKWLK encoded by the coding sequence ATGAATTTGATCAACCAATCATTTTATCCAATGCTGGCCAGACGATTATGTCTGTCATTCATCATTATTCTATCATCTTTCATTTGCCGATCTCAGCATTTATATAGCCGATCATTTGGGAGTCGAAGTAATCACCCAATCATTTTCTTGCACGGAGGACCGGGTAGCAGCAGCGTATATTTCGAAGCAACTACCGCTCAGTTACTGGCCGACAGAGGATTTTTTGTGATCATTTACGATCGGAGGGGAGAAAGTCGGTCGGCGGATACGCAAGCTCGGATGGACTATGCAGAAGCTTTTGAAGACCTGGATAAGATATACGTGCAGTATAAGCTAACAAATGCGTCGCTCCTTGCATTTAGCTTTGGCGGCTTGGTAGCTGCCCAATTTGCCGGGAAACATCCCGAAAAGATCGCGTCCCTGATTTTGTGCAGCGCGTTGGTATCGCAACAGAAATCTTACGGAACCATTCTCCGGTCTGCAAGGGACATTTACGAAAACAAGAAGGATTCAGTGAATTTGAAAGAGTTGTCGGCAATAGCTACAATGGACACAAATTCACTTGCCTACCGCACGTTGGTTTTCAAACATGCCTCCGCGAACGGATTCTTTTCATTGCCTGCGCCAAATGATCGCGCAAAAGCGATTTATAATTCCTATGCAACAGACCCGCTCATAACTGGCTATGTAAAAAACGACCATGCGGTCGCAACATTCTGGGAGCATGAACCCAGACTTAACATTGATGTTGCGCCACAGCTCAAATATTTGCGGGAGTTGCGGATTCCCGTTTATGCCCTGTATGGCAAGCAGGATGGTCTTTACTCGAATGAGCAGATTGGTGAACTGAGGCGCGTGATCGGAACTGATCGGGTTAAATATTTGGATCAGTGCTCACATACTTTATTTATTGATCAGCAGGCATTGTTTCTAACGGCGTTAAGTAAGTGGCTGAAATAA
- a CDS encoding carboxymuconolactone decarboxylase family protein has translation MTEYQSPKDRKYTETLINSAPKEAAAFLNLKYTTERSDGVIPVKYRELMSVAVALTTQCSYCIEAHMKNAIEAGATKEEIGETVFIAAALRAGGAVGNGLFAMRIFEEEIAKKGL, from the coding sequence ATGACCGAATATCAATCGCCCAAGGATCGGAAATACACTGAAACACTGATCAATTCCGCACCGAAGGAGGCGGCGGCTTTTTTAAATTTGAAGTATACTACTGAACGGAGCGACGGTGTCATTCCTGTTAAATACAGGGAGCTGATGTCAGTGGCAGTGGCATTGACGACGCAATGTTCGTACTGTATCGAAGCCCACATGAAAAATGCGATCGAGGCAGGAGCTACAAAGGAAGAAATCGGGGAAACTGTGTTTATCGCCGCGGCACTTAGAGCTGGTGGAGCTGTCGGCAATGGTCTTTTTGCGATGCGTATATTTGAGGAGGAAATTGCAAAAAAAGGCCTTTAA
- a CDS encoding BRCT domain-containing protein, producing MLNTSYFDTYDSGSFRQFCGPAQIHKDLNTLYGLIVGIQADGHINDSEIELLRAWIESVSSLQTKAPYNKFVAKINAIISDGVVTEEEAEDLIWLCKNYLDYNRNPYYDVITSSTQQLGGFLAGIAADQTINIEELTALGNWTSNNAPMFKTWPFDTLLPAIERIQAERQLSADDHSELLTFCQSITSIKPAEQEKVIISVKLPEQQVSILIQECTFCFTGESSRYTRKELAQIVEMYGGIAADSVTAKLHYLVICDVRNPAWAFEMYGRKVEKAMNMKKKGAGPEVVFEEDLFAALNVFGFSHS from the coding sequence ATGCTCAACACCTCCTACTTCGACACTTACGACAGCGGCTCGTTCCGCCAATTCTGCGGACCGGCTCAGATTCACAAAGATTTAAACACGCTCTATGGGCTGATCGTCGGCATACAGGCCGACGGTCATATTAATGACAGCGAGATTGAATTGCTCCGCGCCTGGATCGAATCTGTTTCCAGCTTGCAGACAAAGGCTCCTTACAACAAGTTTGTCGCCAAGATCAATGCCATTATCAGCGATGGCGTTGTGACGGAGGAAGAGGCTGAGGATCTGATCTGGCTTTGCAAGAATTATTTGGATTACAACCGGAATCCGTATTATGATGTGATCACCTCTTCCACGCAGCAGCTCGGTGGGTTTCTGGCCGGGATTGCGGCGGACCAAACGATCAACATCGAGGAGCTTACCGCTTTAGGGAATTGGACGTCCAATAATGCGCCAATGTTTAAGACCTGGCCGTTTGACACCCTGTTGCCCGCCATTGAGCGCATTCAAGCCGAGCGACAGTTATCGGCTGACGATCACAGCGAGCTGCTTACATTTTGCCAATCCATTACTTCCATTAAACCAGCCGAGCAGGAGAAGGTTATCATTTCCGTCAAGCTACCAGAGCAGCAGGTTTCAATCCTGATCCAGGAATGCACCTTCTGTTTTACAGGAGAGTCTTCGAGGTATACGCGGAAGGAGCTGGCGCAAATTGTTGAAATGTACGGAGGCATTGCCGCCGACTCGGTGACCGCAAAGCTTCACTATCTGGTAATATGCGACGTGCGGAACCCTGCCTGGGCATTTGAGATGTACGGGCGAAAGGTGGAGAAAGCCATGAATATGAAAAAGAAAGGCGCCGGGCCGGAAGTGGTTTTCGAGGAAGATTTGTTTGCGGCGTTGAATGTGTTCGGATTTTCTCATTCCTGA